One window from the genome of Jeotgalibaca sp. MA1X17-3 encodes:
- the rplJ gene encoding 50S ribosomal protein L10, with the protein MSEAAIAKKQELVEIATAKLQESAAVVVVDYLGLTVLEVTELRKQLRDAGIEIKVLKNSVISRAAVAAGLEGMDDMFKGPTAVAFSTEEVVAPAKIIAEFAKTASKLEIKGGVIEGKVASKEEVEALATLPNRDGLLSMLLSVLQAPVRNVALAIKAVSEQKGEAA; encoded by the coding sequence ATGAGCGAAGCTGCTATTGCTAAGAAACAAGAATTAGTAGAAATTGCCACTGCAAAATTGCAAGAATCTGCTGCTGTTGTCGTTGTAGACTATCTAGGACTTACTGTTTTAGAAGTTACAGAATTAAGAAAACAATTGCGTGATGCTGGTATAGAAATTAAAGTGTTGAAAAACTCTGTAATTTCTCGTGCTGCTGTTGCTGCAGGTCTTGAAGGAATGGACGATATGTTCAAAGGACCTACCGCTGTAGCATTTAGTACAGAGGAAGTGGTTGCTCCAGCAAAAATTATTGCTGAATTTGCAAAAACTGCTAGCAAGCTAGAAATCAAAGGCGGCGTAATTGAAGGGAAAGTTGCTTCAAAAGAAGAAGTTGAAGCACTTGCAACTCTACCAAACCGAGATGGATTACTATCTATGTTGCTTTCAGTATTGCAAGCACCAGTGCGCAACGTTGCGTTGGCTATTAAAGCTGTATCCGAACAAAAAGGTGAAGCTGCATAA
- the rplA gene encoding 50S ribosomal protein L1, protein MAKKTKQYLAAVEKVEALKAYTAEEAVALVKEIDYAKFDATIEVAYRLGIDTRKNDQQIRGAVVLPNGTGKTQTVLVFAKGEKAKEAEAAGADYVGDAELAQKIQGGWFDFDVVVATPDMMGEVGRLGRVLGPKGLMPNPKTGTVTMDVTKAVEEIKAGKVTYRADKAGNIHVPIGKVSFENEKLMENFRTIQETIMRVKPATSKGQYIKNLSVTTTFGPGVKVDPSTI, encoded by the coding sequence ATGGCTAAAAAAACTAAACAATACCTAGCTGCGGTAGAAAAAGTAGAAGCTCTTAAAGCATACACTGCTGAAGAAGCTGTAGCGTTGGTAAAAGAAATTGATTATGCTAAATTTGATGCAACTATTGAAGTTGCTTACCGTTTAGGAATCGACACTCGTAAAAATGATCAACAAATCCGCGGAGCAGTTGTACTGCCGAACGGTACTGGTAAAACACAAACTGTTTTGGTATTTGCTAAAGGCGAAAAAGCTAAAGAAGCAGAGGCTGCAGGTGCAGACTATGTGGGCGATGCAGAATTAGCTCAAAAAATCCAAGGCGGCTGGTTTGATTTTGACGTTGTTGTTGCTACCCCTGATATGATGGGAGAAGTAGGACGTTTGGGACGTGTTCTAGGACCTAAAGGCTTGATGCCTAACCCTAAAACCGGAACCGTTACTATGGATGTAACAAAAGCGGTTGAAGAAATTAAAGCAGGTAAAGTTACCTACCGTGCTGATAAAGCTGGAAACATTCATGTTCCAATCGGAAAAGTATCTTTTGAAAATGAAAAGTTGATGGAAAATTTCCGCACAATTCAAGAAACGATTATGCGTGTGAAACCAGCAACTTCTAAAGGCCAATACATCAAAAACCTAAGTGTAACAACTACATTTGGTCCTGGTGTTAAAGTAGACCCAAGTACAATATAA
- the rplK gene encoding 50S ribosomal protein L11, with protein sequence MAKKVVKVVKLQIPAGKASPAPPVGPALGQAQVNIMGFCKEFNARTQDQNGMIIPVVISVYEDRSFTFITKTPPAPVLLKKAAGLDKASGEPNKKTVGSVTSEQVKEIAETKMQDLNAADVEAAMRMVEGTARSMGITVKD encoded by the coding sequence GTGGCTAAAAAAGTTGTAAAAGTTGTAAAATTGCAAATTCCTGCAGGTAAAGCATCTCCTGCGCCGCCAGTAGGTCCAGCTTTAGGTCAAGCACAAGTTAACATCATGGGATTCTGTAAAGAATTCAATGCTCGTACACAAGACCAAAATGGTATGATTATTCCAGTAGTAATCAGTGTATATGAAGATCGTTCTTTCACATTCATTACTAAAACTCCTCCAGCGCCAGTTTTATTGAAAAAAGCTGCTGGTTTGGATAAAGCATCCGGAGAACCTAACAAAAAAACTGTAGGTTCAGTAACTAGTGAACAAGTAAAAGAAATTGCTGAAACAAAAATGCAAGACTTGAATGCAGCAGACGTAGAAGCTGCTATGCGTATGGTCGAAGGTACTGCCCGCTCAATGGGTATCACCGTTAAAGACTAA
- the nusG gene encoding transcription termination/antitermination protein NusG, with protein METVEFEKQWYVLHTYSGYENKVRMNIESRAQSMNMGDHIFRVVVPEEEEVEMKDGKEKVKIQKTFPGYVLVEMNMSDEAWYIVRNTPGVTGFVGSHGAGSKPAPLMQEEIDVILKRMGMSTKVREIEFEKGEPVTITEGAFDGLSGVVEEVDSEKGKLKVLIEMFGRETVAELEYEQVDKA; from the coding sequence ATGGAAACAGTAGAATTTGAAAAACAGTGGTACGTTTTGCACACATATTCTGGATATGAAAATAAAGTAAGAATGAATATCGAGTCCCGTGCACAAAGCATGAACATGGGAGACCATATTTTTCGTGTAGTTGTTCCCGAAGAGGAAGAAGTAGAAATGAAAGATGGAAAAGAAAAAGTAAAAATACAAAAAACTTTTCCAGGATATGTCTTAGTTGAAATGAATATGTCCGATGAAGCTTGGTATATTGTACGAAATACACCAGGAGTTACAGGATTCGTTGGTTCGCATGGTGCTGGAAGCAAGCCTGCTCCGTTGATGCAAGAAGAAATAGATGTGATTTTGAAACGGATGGGAATGAGCACGAAAGTCCGTGAAATCGAATTTGAAAAGGGCGAACCAGTTACGATTACAGAAGGAGCTTTTGATGGCTTGTCTGGTGTAGTAGAGGAAGTCGATAGTGAAAAAGGCAAGTTGAAAGTGTTAATCGAAATGTTTGGACGCGAAACAGTAGCTGAATTAGAATATGAACAAGTAGATAAAGCCTAA
- the secE gene encoding preprotein translocase subunit SecE: MKFLKSVVDEMKQVTWPTGKELTKYISTVVVTVFLFSVFFAVVDFGVSELLNLFIL, encoded by the coding sequence ATGAAGTTTTTGAAAAGTGTAGTCGATGAAATGAAACAAGTTACCTGGCCTACTGGTAAGGAATTGACGAAATACATTAGTACAGTAGTTGTGACGGTCTTTTTATTCTCCGTATTTTTTGCAGTAGTGGACTTTGGTGTTAGCGAATTATTAAATCTGTTTATTCTCTGA
- the rpmG gene encoding 50S ribosomal protein L33 yields the protein MVQKRAALACTICGSRNYTITPSEKGRTTRLEVKKFCKYCGKHTLHKETK from the coding sequence ATGGTACAAAAAAGAGCTGCACTAGCATGCACAATATGTGGATCAAGAAACTACACCATTACACCTAGTGAAAAAGGTCGCACGACACGTTTAGAAGTAAAAAAATTCTGTAAATATTGCGGAAAACATACTTTACACAAAGAAACGAAATGA
- the menA gene encoding 1,4-dihydroxy-2-naphthoate polyprenyltransferase, with protein MSTAVFLELVEIRTKVASFFPFILGVLYAGYYFQSFQLINTVLFFLAMIIFDMATTAINNTMDYVKAKNITYQQQENILGKANLSVKKVTLLIIAMIGTASLLGLLLTYRTNLLLLVMGIICFLIGIFYTFGPFPISRMPLGEVLSGLTMGFGIFFIAVFVNVPVGQLAGFQLSWPMFTLTGNIQTVLIVFLQSIPIVCTIANIMLSNNLCDLETDISNHRYTLTYYIGKTAAIKLYAILYYVAYFSITLAVLLRVSPIWMIAVWLTFPIVQRNIKRFSAVQEKATTFSLAIKNLVIIHSLQIILLILGIIF; from the coding sequence ATGAGTACAGCTGTCTTTTTAGAGTTGGTTGAAATAAGAACGAAAGTAGCCAGTTTTTTTCCTTTTATATTAGGGGTTTTGTATGCAGGTTATTATTTCCAATCGTTCCAATTAATAAACACCGTTTTATTTTTCTTAGCTATGATTATATTTGATATGGCAACAACAGCAATTAATAATACAATGGATTACGTAAAGGCTAAAAATATAACCTATCAGCAACAAGAAAACATATTAGGGAAAGCAAACTTATCTGTAAAGAAAGTTACCCTATTAATTATCGCAATGATAGGAACTGCGAGCTTATTAGGTCTTCTGTTAACGTATCGAACCAATTTATTGCTCTTAGTAATGGGGATTATTTGTTTCTTGATAGGTATTTTTTATACGTTTGGTCCTTTTCCTATTTCACGCATGCCCCTAGGAGAAGTTCTTTCTGGTTTAACAATGGGATTTGGTATTTTCTTTATAGCTGTATTTGTAAATGTTCCTGTTGGTCAATTAGCCGGTTTTCAATTATCTTGGCCGATGTTTACATTGACGGGTAATATCCAAACGGTATTAATTGTTTTTTTACAATCCATACCGATCGTCTGTACGATTGCTAATATTATGCTTTCGAATAATTTATGTGACTTAGAGACGGATATAAGCAATCATCGCTATACGTTGACTTATTATATTGGGAAAACAGCTGCCATAAAGTTGTATGCGATTCTTTATTATGTAGCTTACTTTTCCATAACCTTAGCAGTTCTTTTGCGAGTATCACCGATTTGGATGATTGCGGTTTGGCTTACTTTCCCAATTGTACAAAGAAATATTAAACGTTTTTCAGCAGTACAAGAGAAAGCAACTACGTTTAGTTTGGCAATCAAAAACTTAGTAATCATCCACTCCTTACAGATCATTCTTTTAATTTTAGGAATTATTTTTTAA
- a CDS encoding FAD:protein FMN transferase has translation MKSQKKKLSLVGVLTLILIFFSACGSNDSNQTLLQQPYEDTEFLMGTYVTLRIYDEEKEAVLEKGFNRVKDLADRLSGETQESEITAVNKAAGENSVVLSEDIYDLVKYAADYTAESKGEFDYAIGPITDLWRIGFDDARKPEQVEIDEALKLVDYKSVELNDKEHSVFLKKEGMMLDLGAIAKGYMADEIHELFEEEGVTTAIIDLGGNVFVMGGSPSRDGEFWNVGVQDPLGNRGESIGSTKQTNQSIVTSGIYERYLEVDGKLYHHLMDPDVGYPFENEIAGISIISEKSVDGDALSTLVFGLGLEAGLEYVNQRDGVEAVFISKDKDIYLSDGLKDNFELTSKKYTLIEE, from the coding sequence ATGAAGAGTCAAAAAAAGAAGCTGAGTTTGGTAGGAGTTCTGACTCTAATCCTTATCTTTTTTTCTGCTTGTGGAAGTAATGATTCTAATCAAACACTTCTACAACAGCCCTATGAAGACACCGAATTTTTGATGGGAACGTATGTTACCTTACGTATTTATGATGAAGAGAAAGAAGCGGTGTTAGAAAAAGGGTTTAATCGTGTCAAAGATTTAGCAGATAGATTGTCTGGAGAAACCCAAGAGTCAGAAATCACCGCGGTTAATAAAGCTGCGGGAGAAAATTCAGTTGTTCTTTCTGAGGATATATATGATCTAGTTAAGTATGCAGCAGACTATACGGCAGAATCCAAAGGAGAATTTGATTATGCCATTGGTCCCATCACTGATTTATGGCGGATTGGTTTCGATGATGCTAGAAAACCAGAACAAGTAGAAATTGATGAAGCACTTAAATTGGTTGATTACAAAAGTGTAGAATTGAATGATAAAGAGCACAGTGTCTTTCTAAAAAAAGAAGGAATGATGTTAGATCTAGGAGCGATTGCAAAAGGCTATATGGCAGATGAAATACACGAGCTTTTTGAAGAAGAAGGAGTAACAACTGCCATTATCGACTTAGGTGGAAATGTATTCGTAATGGGAGGATCTCCTAGTCGGGATGGAGAATTCTGGAATGTAGGCGTTCAAGACCCACTAGGGAATAGAGGAGAAAGTATTGGTTCCACGAAACAAACGAATCAATCCATTGTTACTTCGGGGATTTATGAACGCTATTTAGAGGTCGACGGAAAACTATATCATCACTTAATGGATCCTGATGTGGGGTATCCTTTTGAAAATGAAATAGCAGGAATCTCTATTATTTCCGAAAAATCTGTCGATGGAGATGCTCTATCCACACTTGTTTTTGGATTAGGATTAGAAGCTGGATTAGAATATGTAAATCAGCGCGATGGTGTGGAAGCTGTTTTCATTTCGAAAGACAAAGATATCTACCTTTCAGATGGATTGAAAGATAATTTTGAATTAACGAGTAAAAAATATACATTGATAGAAGAATAG
- a CDS encoding FMN-binding protein encodes MNKKITGVTLALASTLVLAACGGNADNDADTTSSTAVTSSMVESSTVAEGELQDGTYKLVEKNLDENGWKTDFTITVTDGMITESNYENLDKDGNKKSEDEGYQEAMAEKVGVGPKEYFPELNDQLVDKQDPSEVEVVTGATHSSDSFKEYAQQLIDAAKEGNTETIEIDN; translated from the coding sequence ATGAATAAAAAAATCACTGGCGTAACATTAGCATTGGCTTCTACTCTTGTACTAGCAGCATGTGGTGGAAACGCTGATAATGATGCAGACACAACTAGCTCAACAGCAGTAACGTCTTCTATGGTTGAATCTTCAACAGTTGCAGAAGGTGAATTGCAAGATGGAACTTATAAATTAGTTGAGAAAAACCTTGACGAAAATGGTTGGAAAACTGACTTCACAATCACAGTTACAGACGGTATGATTACTGAATCTAACTACGAAAACTTAGACAAAGATGGCAACAAGAAATCTGAAGATGAAGGTTACCAAGAAGCAATGGCTGAAAAAGTTGGAGTAGGTCCAAAAGAATACTTCCCAGAATTAAATGACCAGTTGGTTGATAAGCAAGATCCTTCTGAAGTAGAAGTTGTAACAGGTGCAACACATTCATCTGATTCTTTCAAAGAGTATGCACAACAATTAATTGATGCAGCTAAAGAAGGAAATACTGAAACAATCGAAATCGACAACTAA
- a CDS encoding polyprenyl synthetase family protein — protein sequence MSVHPLWDDYPSLQKELDAIALLIEENITIKNPEVQEKIKKLLFSGGKFLRPAYSILFSNFSSSRDAKKAQAVAAALEVLHMATLVHDDVIDESNTRRGQETLNSSYNNRVAIYTGDYLFTVCFRLLQKYAQEASVLQLDIKGIENILIGELDQMSRRYNTKMRMRDYLNQIKGKTAQLFALSCYSGAYQTEDSEKFAQQAFQIGDHIGMAFQIIDDTLDYSTDETKIGKPALQDLRNGIYTAPLLFALQTNRSELEPFLLKKEKITDEEAATVLQIVVASGGLKKAQDLALKYTKKALQKIEKLPENPNKKILSRITEQIINRDY from the coding sequence ATGAGTGTTCACCCCTTGTGGGATGATTATCCTTCCTTACAAAAGGAATTAGATGCAATTGCTTTACTAATTGAAGAGAATATTACAATCAAAAATCCAGAAGTACAAGAAAAAATCAAAAAATTGCTTTTTTCAGGTGGAAAATTTCTCCGTCCTGCTTACAGTATTCTTTTTTCAAATTTTTCTTCTTCTCGAGATGCAAAAAAAGCCCAAGCAGTAGCCGCAGCTTTGGAAGTACTCCATATGGCAACGCTAGTGCACGATGATGTAATTGATGAATCGAATACACGTCGAGGACAAGAAACGCTCAATTCTTCGTATAATAATCGTGTTGCTATTTATACAGGAGATTACTTATTTACAGTTTGTTTCCGTTTGTTGCAAAAGTATGCACAAGAGGCTTCCGTTTTACAGCTTGATATAAAGGGAATTGAAAATATCCTCATCGGAGAATTGGATCAAATGTCCAGAAGATACAATACAAAAATGAGAATGAGAGACTACCTAAACCAGATCAAAGGAAAAACAGCTCAATTATTTGCTCTGAGTTGCTATTCAGGTGCCTACCAAACAGAAGATTCTGAAAAATTTGCCCAACAAGCATTTCAAATAGGAGATCACATTGGGATGGCATTCCAAATTATTGATGACACCCTTGACTACTCAACAGATGAAACAAAAATAGGCAAACCCGCTTTACAAGATTTACGAAATGGAATTTATACAGCTCCCTTGCTTTTTGCGTTACAAACAAACCGGTCTGAGTTAGAACCTTTTTTATTAAAAAAAGAAAAGATAACAGATGAAGAAGCAGCGACGGTTCTGCAAATCGTTGTGGCTTCTGGTGGCTTAAAAAAAGCCCAGGACTTAGCTTTGAAATACACTAAAAAAGCATTACAAAAAATTGAAAAGTTACCTGAAAATCCAAACAAAAAGATACTCTCGCGCATTACTGAACAAATAATAAATAGAGACTATTGA
- a CDS encoding NusG domain II-containing protein, protein MKKYMKMIRKGDIIIVMLLMISSFLPLGIFSYKQAHADDTHLQAIVQVDGETLKTFNLEDDGKTESFLYHDDHGHENLIVRTGTSIEIQEASCRDQVCVQMNSIRNAGDTILCLPHRVLVEVVSDGPVDNQTDGVDIIS, encoded by the coding sequence ATGAAGAAATATATGAAGATGATTCGTAAGGGCGACATCATCATTGTAATGCTATTGATGATTAGCTCATTCTTACCACTAGGAATTTTTAGTTATAAACAGGCACATGCAGATGACACTCATTTACAAGCAATCGTGCAGGTAGACGGCGAGACGTTAAAAACGTTTAACTTAGAAGACGATGGGAAAACGGAATCATTTCTCTATCACGATGATCATGGTCATGAAAACTTGATTGTACGTACTGGTACGTCTATAGAAATCCAAGAAGCAAGTTGTCGAGACCAAGTTTGTGTTCAGATGAATTCTATTAGAAATGCAGGAGATACAATTTTGTGTTTGCCACATCGAGTTTTAGTAGAAGTAGTTTCAGATGGACCGGTTGACAATCAAACTGATGGTGTCGATATCATCTCTTAA
- a CDS encoding Gx transporter family protein, which produces MRKNRKLLYISLLAAQGVVITLLERSIPFPFAFAPGAKLGLANMVTILAIFTLPHKDSFKVVWMRLIVSTFLGGTLSTFMYSFAGAFLSYFGMISVRRLGPKRVSLIGISATGGILHNVGQLVVASTIAQSFSVMLYLPILAFTGIFSGIAVGIAANYLMDHVVTIRQFQREEAKTNKLTQAWYEASLMDEWE; this is translated from the coding sequence ATGAGAAAAAATAGGAAATTATTATATATATCTTTATTAGCGGCACAAGGAGTAGTGATTACTTTATTGGAAAGATCGATTCCTTTTCCGTTTGCCTTTGCGCCAGGTGCTAAACTGGGCTTAGCGAATATGGTAACCATTTTGGCTATTTTCACCTTACCTCACAAGGATAGTTTTAAAGTAGTGTGGATGCGACTGATTGTCTCGACCTTCTTAGGTGGAACTCTATCTACTTTTATGTATAGTTTTGCGGGAGCATTCTTAAGTTACTTTGGGATGATTTCAGTACGCAGGTTAGGACCCAAAAGAGTGAGTTTAATTGGAATCAGTGCAACGGGTGGTATTTTACATAATGTAGGACAGCTTGTTGTAGCCAGTACAATTGCTCAGTCTTTCAGTGTCATGCTCTATCTTCCAATTTTAGCTTTTACAGGTATCTTTTCAGGTATTGCAGTAGGAATTGCTGCAAACTACTTGATGGATCATGTAGTGACGATTCGTCAATTTCAAAGGGAAGAAGCAAAAACGAATAAACTGACCCAAGCATGGTATGAAGCTAGTTTGATGGATGAGTGGGAATAA
- a CDS encoding sigma-70 family RNA polymerase sigma factor — protein MTEIKNENDCTIEEMVMEIKKGEVFYFEPLFMRFIPLVRKLNNLYDIRSLEEEDFYQESRIVLHRAIHSFDRERGLGFAGYYKLMLQHRIYSLIRKEGALKRVSDKSSISYDLITEKNYTHAKAFPFTGVKDIVTPENIIQVRESTSGYIDTLSALEKEVFYHFLRGEDFTVIAEKVDCSLAQVRHAYDRCRLKMKKMLQ, from the coding sequence ATGACTGAAATAAAAAATGAAAACGATTGCACTATTGAGGAAATGGTTATGGAAATAAAAAAAGGAGAAGTGTTCTACTTCGAACCACTGTTCATGAGATTCATTCCTTTAGTAAGGAAATTAAATAATTTATATGATATACGTTCCTTGGAAGAGGAAGACTTCTATCAAGAGTCGAGAATTGTTTTACATCGTGCAATCCATTCTTTTGATAGGGAGAGAGGATTAGGATTTGCAGGTTACTATAAATTAATGCTACAGCATCGTATATACAGTCTTATTCGTAAAGAGGGAGCACTTAAACGGGTGAGTGATAAATCTTCTATTTCTTATGATTTAATTACAGAAAAAAATTATACTCACGCGAAGGCCTTTCCATTTACAGGAGTTAAAGATATTGTAACTCCTGAGAACATTATTCAAGTTCGTGAGTCTACTTCAGGATATATTGACACTCTTTCTGCTTTAGAAAAAGAAGTGTTCTATCATTTTTTAAGAGGAGAAGATTTTACTGTGATTGCTGAAAAAGTTGATTGCAGTTTGGCCCAAGTGCGACATGCATATGATCGGTGCCGTCTGAAAATGAAGAAAATGTTGCAGTAA
- a CDS encoding NYN domain-containing protein: MKKKEILIVDGYNMIGAWSELTKLKNRDLIDEARDLLLQILSDYQTFEGKEIWVVFDAQFVPGITKEYTKYKVKVVFTSQGETADTYIEGVVEKLQNVLTEVTVATSDLAEQQLVFAKGAQRMSANELDKEIMRSRRALEQESRRFKDETQRRRGTWSQEQMELLQGYLAKVSKKN, encoded by the coding sequence ATGAAGAAAAAAGAGATTTTGATTGTGGATGGGTATAATATGATAGGTGCTTGGTCAGAACTAACAAAATTGAAGAACCGTGATCTCATTGATGAGGCCCGTGATTTACTTCTGCAAATTTTATCTGACTATCAAACCTTTGAAGGAAAAGAAATTTGGGTGGTTTTTGACGCTCAATTTGTACCGGGTATTACAAAAGAATATACCAAATATAAAGTAAAGGTCGTTTTTACCTCACAGGGAGAAACGGCTGATACTTATATAGAAGGTGTCGTAGAAAAACTGCAGAATGTGCTGACAGAAGTAACCGTTGCAACGAGTGATTTGGCGGAACAGCAACTGGTATTTGCTAAAGGAGCCCAACGGATGTCCGCAAATGAACTCGATAAAGAGATTATGCGTTCACGCCGTGCTTTAGAGCAAGAAAGTCGCCGATTTAAAGATGAAACACAAAGAAGACGTGGTACTTGGAGCCAAGAACAGATGGAATTGCTTCAAGGTTATTTGGCGAAAGTATCAAAGAAAAATTGA
- the rlmB gene encoding 23S rRNA (guanosine(2251)-2'-O)-methyltransferase RlmB, giving the protein MKNNKNKPRKNESKRDYKPRESEQRKPKQREEIDRPEQKDDFVIGKHAVLETLKSDRDINKLFLQEGIGGGKIGEILEAAKERRIQIQNVPKAKLDLLSDNGVHQGVMVATAAYQYATLNDLFEVAKEKGEDPFFLILDGIEDPHNLGSILRTADASGCHGIIIPKRRAVGLTGTVAKASTGAIEHVPVVRVTNLSQTITDLKEKGVWIYATDMKGQDYAEWDATLPLALIIGNEGKGISRLLKESADGLLTIPMVGTVQSLNAGVAAGLMMYEVLRKRRV; this is encoded by the coding sequence ATGAAAAATAATAAGAACAAACCAAGAAAAAATGAATCAAAACGAGACTACAAACCAAGAGAATCTGAGCAACGAAAACCTAAACAAAGAGAAGAAATCGATAGACCAGAACAAAAAGATGACTTTGTAATTGGAAAGCATGCGGTTTTAGAAACTTTGAAGTCAGATCGAGATATCAATAAGCTATTTCTTCAAGAAGGAATCGGCGGCGGTAAAATTGGTGAAATTCTTGAGGCTGCAAAAGAACGTCGGATTCAGATTCAAAATGTACCGAAAGCAAAATTAGATTTATTATCAGATAATGGAGTTCACCAAGGAGTCATGGTGGCGACGGCTGCCTATCAATATGCTACTTTGAATGACTTATTTGAAGTTGCAAAAGAAAAAGGAGAAGATCCTTTTTTCTTAATTTTAGATGGAATAGAAGATCCACATAATCTTGGATCTATTTTACGAACTGCAGATGCAAGTGGCTGTCATGGGATCATCATTCCCAAACGTCGCGCAGTTGGCTTAACTGGAACAGTAGCGAAAGCTTCTACCGGTGCCATTGAACACGTTCCAGTAGTACGCGTTACAAACTTGAGTCAAACAATCACAGATCTGAAAGAAAAAGGCGTTTGGATTTATGCAACGGATATGAAGGGGCAAGATTATGCTGAATGGGATGCAACCTTACCGTTGGCGTTGATTATTGGTAATGAAGGAAAAGGGATTTCCCGATTATTAAAAGAATCAGCAGATGGCCTGTTAACCATTCCGATGGTTGGAACGGTCCAAAGTTTAAATGCTGGTGTAGCTGCTGGTTTGATGATGTACGAAGTTTTGCGAAAAAGAAGAGTTTAA
- a CDS encoding Mini-ribonuclease 3, whose amino-acid sequence MTDDKNWSLLNGLALAYIGDAAYEVFIREHLLKKGFTKPNDLHRKATYYVSAKAQAVLMQKMLRKEEFLTEEELLIYKRGRNAKSHTTAKNADVTTYRISTGFEAMMGYLHLSKQRERLEEIVHWCMATVEEEGL is encoded by the coding sequence ATGACAGATGACAAAAATTGGTCACTATTAAACGGGTTAGCCCTTGCTTATATTGGGGATGCAGCCTATGAAGTATTTATTCGGGAACATCTTTTAAAAAAAGGGTTTACGAAGCCCAATGACCTCCATCGCAAAGCAACCTACTACGTTTCAGCTAAAGCTCAAGCGGTATTGATGCAAAAGATGTTGAGAAAAGAAGAATTTCTAACTGAAGAAGAGTTGTTAATCTATAAAAGAGGAAGAAATGCAAAAAGTCACACAACTGCAAAAAACGCAGATGTGACTACATACCGTATATCAACTGGCTTTGAAGCGATGATGGGATATCTACATCTATCCAAACAACGAGAACGCCTGGAAGAAATAGTTCACTGGTGTATGGCTACAGTGGAGGAAGAAGGATTATGA